The stretch of DNA TTGCACGAAGAACGGCGACTTATTAGCGCACGAATGTAACTGCTTTAAATTCTATGAgtgcaaaaataatctcaaaatcTTGCATGAGTGTCCCAGCGGAGAGCACTTTAGCAAGAGCCTTCGATATTGCATTAAGGGGACTACATGCGATGATGATGAACCTGCAAACCCGGAATGCATAGAAGGCGTAAATCTTCCTCACGAATGTAGATGCGAGAAATATTACGTGTGTAAAAACAACAGAAAAGTCTTGCAAGAGTGTGAGGAGGGATCGAACTTCAACAAAAGAACCTCTACTTGCGTGGTAGGACCTTGCAACAGGGACCCGGAGTGCGAGGAAAACACACGAAAGCCTCACGAATGTAACTGTACCATGTATTACACCTGCCAATCGGAAGAATGGGTTTTTTCTAAGTGCTCGTCCGGTCTTCATTTTAATCCTGTCGAGCAAAGATGCATGCATCCAGTAGATGCTGGTTGCGAAAAAAATCCTGGCGACTGTAAAAATTCTATTGATGAGACATGGTCTCACGAGTGTGATTGCAGATTGTATTACAGATGTGTAAATAAGAGGAAGGAAATATTAAGCTGTCCT from Linepithema humile isolate Giens D197 chromosome 2, Lhum_UNIL_v1.0, whole genome shotgun sequence encodes:
- the LOC105679979 gene encoding protein obstructor-E, producing MKGIYLIAIAFLASCTVITAEFISVLEEEDECPVVDTCPPKLLFHETDCSKYYECKNGRKILQECARGLHFSKIWGGCLEPDKSECGKGATDCTKNGDLLAHECNCFKFYECKNNLKILHECPSGEHFSKSLRYCIKGTTCDDDEPANPECIEGVNLPHECRCEKYYVCKNNRKVLQECEEGSNFNKRTSTCVVGPCNRDPECEENTRKPHECNCTMYYTCQSEEWVFSKCSSGLHFNPVEQRCMHPVDAGCEKNPGDCKNSIDETWSHECDCRLYYRCVNKRKEILSCPWGRYFDENRLVCDYAENVKDNCKNSWDDWWLTGK